A window from Primulina eburnea isolate SZY01 chromosome 2, ASM2296580v1, whole genome shotgun sequence encodes these proteins:
- the LOC140824286 gene encoding uncharacterized protein — protein sequence MSEIKEKFHPALSITNVKSVFPITLDNETEQYHSWAALFKVQLRVHNLLEHIHPPTEAKEKEIYEAKKAADPELWRRLDATVLQWIYSTISPDLLHAILFKDDSAKAAWVRLEGIFRDNKGSRATHLEEELAAVDFANFSSIDAYCNHVKSLADRLADVDAHATNIVSFLNSREGYRRLTLGSRFKLRERTIKSVAAKEGGGTVALLATANGNQPLDDGHSPNTAGRNNNNHSKNKKKNYGRGNYQSNRGRNNGGGATNGVGNSVFATNPQQPRPWQWQTPWGNWAQQQWGAPWAIPPCPFPSSPWQQQPRKNYPNRASRVLGPRPQQAYTAYYAPSNAEYIPTDVETAMHTMSLSQPDGNYYMDTGATSHMMADQGIFSSYFNSSNNHHHIVVGNGHLIPIIGYGSTSLSKPHPPLSLNNMLHAPKLIKNLISVRKFTTDNSVSVEFDPFGFSLNDLQTGTKIMRCDSMGDPYPIFSNNQPTKSFSPSNLTTLSSTL from the exons ATGTCTGAAATCAAAGAAAAATTTCACCCTGCCCTCTCCATAACCAATGTGAAATCAGTCTTTCCAATCACATTGGATAATGAGACCGAGCAATACCATTCATGGGCTGCACTTTTCAAAGTTCAACTTAGGGTTCATAATCTCCTTGAACACATTCATCCCCCAACGGAGGCTAAAGAAAAGGAGATATATGAAGCCAAAAAAGCTGCTGATCCTGAACTTTGGCGGCGTCTCGATGCCACTGTCTTGCAATGGATTTATAGTACAATCTCTCCTGATTTACTTCATGCCATCTTGTTTAAAGACGATTCGGCAAAGGCTGCATGGGTGCGCTTAGAGGGCATATTTCGTGACAATAAGGGCTCTCGTGCTACTCATCTCGAAGAAGAATTGGCCGCTGTCGACTTTGCCAATTTTTCATCCATTGATGCTTATTGTAATCATGTGAAGTCTTTGGCGGATAGATTAGCCGACGTCGATGCACATGCGACCAACATCGTCTCGTTCTTAAACTCACGGGAGGGCTACCGGAGGCTTACTCTGGG GTCTCGCTTTAAATTGCGGGAAAGAACAATTAAAAGCGTTGCAGCCAAGGAGGGTGGTGGCACCGTCGCCTTACTCGCCACCGCAAATGGCAATCAACCCTTGGATGATGGTCACTCACCCAATACTGCCGGCAGGAATAATAATAATCACAGCaagaacaaaaagaaaaattatggTCGAGGTAACTACCAATCCAACCGTGGAAGGAATAACGGCGGTGGCGCCACCAATGGCGTTGGAAATTCTGTTTTCGCCACAAACCCACAGCAGCCACGTCCCTGGCAGTGGCAGACTCCTTGGGGAAACTGGGCACAACAACAATGGGGAGCTCCATGGGCCATTCCACCGTGCCCATTTCCTTCTAGTCCATGGCAGCAACAACCTAGGAAAAATTACCCTAACAGGGCATCTCGTGTTCTTGGCCCAAGGCCTCAGCAGGCTTATACAGCTTATTATGCTCCGTCTAATGCCGAATACATTCCTACGGATGTCGAGACAGCCATGCACACAATGTCGCTCTCTCAGCCAGATGGAAACTACTACATGGACACCGGAGCGACATCTCACATGATGGCGGATCAAGGTATATTTTCATCGTATTTTAATTCGAGCAATAATCATCATCATATTGTTGTTGGCAATGGCCATTTGATTCCAATTATTGGTTATGGAAGTACTTCTTTGTCTAAACCTCACCCACCTTTATCCTTAAACAATATGTTACATGCTCCTAAACTCATCAAAAACCTAATCTCTGTTCGTAAATTTACCACCGATAACTCTGTTTCTGTTGAATTTGATCCTTTTGGATTTTCTCTGAATGATTTACAGACAGGGACCAAAATAATGAGATGTGACAGCATGGGCGATCCATATCCTATCTTCTCAAATAATCAACCCACTAAATCATTCTCCCCCTCGAATCTCACGACTTTGTCCTCTACCCTGTGA